One Falco peregrinus isolate bFalPer1 chromosome 7, bFalPer1.pri, whole genome shotgun sequence genomic window, CATTATCTTTGCTTGGATCTTTATGCCCGTGACTttactcctgctgctgctaattGCCTACTTCAGGATCAAACTATTAGAAGGTGAGTCAGGATGTGGGGGCAATGAGTGGGTAGGCAGGCAAAAATTCTCGTTCCACAGGCTACTGCTAGGCTTGTATCAGTAAGTACACTGAAGAGAACTATAACCATAAACAATTTTATGAAGTTGCACTACATTTTAGACCATtttcaatttgaaaaatgttagaGGAATTTGTTTAGAACTTGGATTGAACCCTCACTTAAAACTCCATAGTTTTACATACCACACTATGGAATATTTTACTATACTACATTATAGAAGGGGCAACtaagatggagaaaaagaatAGGGTAGTTAAAGTATGGatcattttcttctgtgcttttactGTGCAAGTCTTCGGTGAGACAGGTAACAGCGGTTACACCCTATAAGCAGTTGCTTATTGAGTACATGTCTGTGTTCTTTCAAAGGTATGTGTTTGCTTTTACTTTGTACCTAAATGTACATTTGTCATGTTGCCTTTTCtactttaaaagcaatttatgCTCACTTCAAAAATCTGTCTTCAGAGTAATACCAAAACAAGCAACGCCTCCACCTAACTAAATGCACGGTGAGTGCAATGCACTGGGGTACTGCAAACTGAGGATGCTCGCAGACCCTGACTGGTCCTGCCCAGAGAAGACACTGGGATACAACTGTAACAAAAGGGAGTTTCCTTTAGAGGAGAAACCCCTGTATGTCAGACCATCCAGTTTTAATGGGATGATCTTCATGCCTTCCATGTTTGggtgccagctgcagcaggagattcACACGTGCTCTGCTGTTGTTTTAGGCTCCCAGCTGCCAAGGCCAGCCCTGGTGCACATTGAGAGTCCTTGGCCTGTCTTTTCCTCAGCCCttccaaaacacattttaaacagatgCTGGGCTAAGCTTGTTCCTCAAATTAGCTGCCTTTTGAACCTCTTCTCCACAGGGAGTGTTGGGGGAGCTAAGATGACATCCTGGATTTCCTGTGTAAACTTCAGATGCTTCTCGGTACAGCTTGGTGAGGACCGTCTGGGACAATGGTCCACAATGCACACACTACAGgtttcagctccagcagctcacCCATGATGTCAAAAGCAGACActtggctggggcaggcaggacaGTCCTGACCACAGGGCTcagcaggtggcagagctcacCCCAAGCTGGCCCGAGGTGCACAGCCCAACAGCAGAAGGCTGGGTTTTCCCACCCCGGTGCGAGGCTAAGGAAGAACCCTTACCTGGATACCTAGATGCCAGATCAAGCACTGCAATGTGTACATTCGTTAGGTTTGCTGTATCCTGCAGTCTTCTGAAATCCTGAAAACTGGCCAACTTAACACAGTTCTAAAAGTAAGAAAAGCCACACATACCCAGAAACATAGAATGAGTTCACTTGCTATTTTGTATAACATCCAGACATTTAGACCCGAGGCTTTGACAGAGAGGGTGTTTGTTTCCTTACAAGTGTACACCACAAGTTACCTTCAGGCTGCTAAAACTCAAACATTTCCTGTTCAAGATGCTTCTAGATGCTGAATTAATCAGCGAGGGAAGCCTGTTCCGCATGCCtaacccagctctgccttcagtTATAAATTATCCTTAAGGCAAGGTGTTGACAGTTTTTCACACACTAAtaaacaaccaccaaaaaacagtGTGGTGCCAAAGCATTGTACAATTCAGTATCTGTGAGAGGACAGGAAGGCTAGAGTACTGAGAGCGCTCTCTTGAAAACAGTTGAAATGGAAACTAATGAAATTATTGCACTAGACTTTGGATAGAAGCAGGGATTTTCCCTTTCAGGAAATAATCATGTGGTACTTAGACCATTAgtttattacaaaataataCTGAGATGCTACTGAACTCATTCTTACCTGGCAATGCTCTTCCTTTCCTATTCCAGCTAGGATcaagcaaagcaggaaaagcaggagggTTACAGATCCCATCAGATCAGGTATTTTGCTGGGGCTCAGACAGTAATTTCATTAAGCCAAAAGAGcccacctgaaaaaaaccacagatgtTGGCATTCCTCCTGCAGGATCAACTGCTGAAACAAACTGGCCTGCTCCCTTCTGCAGTGCCCATCTCCTCCTTAGCTGCGCTTTTTGCAGGCCTGTAAATAATCTGCAGAACAAGATGCTAAATACTGCTTCTCTTAAAGCGTGGAATTTTTAGCTTTGATTTATAGTGAAGTGTAAGTAACGATTTCCTAAATTTTCTGAGATTAGCAATCAAGGCTCTAAGAGAGGTGAATGAAGTAGTTGGCAGACtaatttgcaaaacaaatatttcttctgtgcttctcaTAACTAAGAAGGATGCTTGCAGGGACTCATCTGGCTGTTTAGTGCCTCAGGGAAGGAGATTCTCAGTCTGCAGATCACAGGTGTTTTGGCTGGAACTCTCAAGAGGATGTGAGATGAATTTCTGTCTGTTTAATACTTTGGGCATcacagtcccagctctccctcCAAGCCCTTCTTTTGCTTGATCTGAAACTGCTACAGTCCAGCCTAGCACTTAGGCCTCCAGCCAACTAACACAAATCCTGAGCAGCTCTCCCTGTACAGGCAAGCAGAGACAGCTTCAGCTTGACCATCAGGTGAGCAAAGCAACTAAGAGAAAGGAGTCTGAGAACAGACTCCTTTAAACACCAACCTTCCCTCTGACAGAACTCAGCAATTCAGCAGGCTTTAGGTGCCTATTTCCTTagatgtcttttaaaaaaatttttaaaaataaatatcaaatttGCATTACTAAAAGCAAGGCTGCTTTCTTTCATCGTCAAATAAGAATTTGATTTTCCTCTGTGCATCGAGACTCCATGTAAATATATCAAAACTCATTTTAGTATCAGCCCTTCAAGattccttaaaaacaaaactaaaccaaataaacaaaacagcacaCATTTCTCCTGAACAGCTAATGATGACAAGGGAAGCTAATACCCTGTGACAAACTGTTTTATTCTAACTGggcttcttttttattttttattattattttcaagtaCAAGCTAACTGCTCTCCTTGCTTTTGTTTAAGGATTTTATTCTGATTGAAAGCTGGTGGAGGAAAATGAGAATAGAGTATTTCTGTTGACGTCAATAGTTTGTGTCAGTACTTCGCTGGGCACGGGCACAGTCCCCATCTCACACTCGGAAGACTTTCTCCTAGGAACGTGGGCAAACTGATACTAACGTGCTGTTGAGGCACCTTCAATTTAGTAAGATTAGTTCTTACTAATATATGccagctctttttctttgtgaaaattcACCACAGGAAATTAGCATGTTCTTATGgatttttgtgttgtttggtCTATTTTTCAGTTAATGAGGAACTGGCCAAGGCACAAGACCCTGGCAATGTCCTCCTGAATTACCATGGCCGGTGGCAGAAACCCAGGAGATCTGgacaaaaagagaacaaatgcaAGAACCAAAGGACATTTAAGGGAGTCTCGTGTCTCAGGAAGCAAACTTAAAGCCAGTACTCAGCtctgcagatttaaaaatcaCCACCTGTAGGTAAATaccacagagaaaagcaaaacaaagagaagaaattagtTCTGTGCCATACaaatgaaacagctgctgccttCAAAAAGGTCTTGTAACAGTCTGACTTTCTCACATGAGGCCAAGTAAGCCGTACTTTATGCAACTCATCGGACACCAGAGACCTCCTGCAACATACTGGATTAGTTCCC contains:
- the SMLR1 gene encoding small leucine-rich protein 1 isoform X1 → MSMSYIFSVFVRELPGYIIFAWIFMPVTLLLLLLIAYFRIKLLEGSVGGAKMTSWISCVNFRCFSVQLVNEELAKAQDPGNVLLNYHGRWQKPRRSGQKENKCKNQRTFKGVSCLRKQT
- the SMLR1 gene encoding small leucine-rich protein 1 isoform X2; protein product: MSMSYIFSVFVRELPGYIIFAWIFMPVTLLLLLLIAYFRIKLLEVNEELAKAQDPGNVLLNYHGRWQKPRRSGQKENKCKNQRTFKGVSCLRKQT